The proteins below are encoded in one region of Acidobacteriota bacterium:
- a CDS encoding DMT family transporter, with amino-acid sequence MVPSPTVGMAACLAAALAWAVAVGWFRRPIATWGPWTVNLAKCTMAMVLLAVTVWAVGQGPVLLAAPPVAVGWIALSGLLGMTLGDTALFAAVPLLGAYRTLLWQTVNPLFTALWAGWLFGERWTLHQGIGGATVLVGITLVVSTRAPHARTGGGSRPLPAVAGAAVAGTALALLAAFGQGTGVALAKVGMESVPFLSAALVRLATAVLGLLAVLAVRGKLLASLRTLVSPTAWKELAAPSFLGTYLAILLMMAGIAGSPAALAAVLLSTSPVFSLLLEAREQRVVPSPRAIAGTLLAIGGVGWMSWGG; translated from the coding sequence ATGGTTCCCAGCCCGACCGTCGGCATGGCGGCATGCCTGGCGGCGGCCCTCGCCTGGGCGGTGGCCGTCGGCTGGTTCCGGCGCCCCATCGCCACCTGGGGGCCGTGGACCGTCAACCTGGCGAAGTGCACCATGGCGATGGTCCTCCTCGCCGTCACGGTGTGGGCCGTCGGCCAGGGACCGGTGCTCCTCGCCGCGCCGCCCGTGGCGGTCGGTTGGATCGCCCTCTCGGGCCTGTTGGGCATGACCCTTGGCGACACCGCCCTGTTCGCTGCGGTGCCGCTCTTGGGCGCCTACCGCACCCTGCTGTGGCAAACCGTCAATCCGCTGTTCACCGCTCTGTGGGCCGGCTGGCTGTTCGGTGAGCGCTGGACCCTGCATCAAGGGATCGGCGGCGCGACGGTGCTCGTCGGCATCACCCTGGTGGTCTCCACGCGGGCCCCGCACGCCAGGACCGGCGGCGGCTCGCGACCCCTTCCGGCGGTGGCCGGAGCGGCGGTCGCCGGCACCGCCCTCGCCCTCCTCGCCGCCTTTGGGCAGGGCACCGGCGTCGCCCTCGCCAAGGTCGGCATGGAGTCCGTGCCCTTTCTCTCCGCCGCCCTGGTTCGATTGGCGACGGCGGTACTCGGCCTGCTGGCGGTTCTCGCCGTGCGGGGCAAGCTCCTCGCCAGCCTGCGAACCCTCGTCTCGCCCACCGCCTGGAAGGAGCTGGCCGCCCCGTCGTTCCTCGGCACCTACCTGGCGATTCTGCTGATGATGGCGGGCATCGCCGGGTCGCCGGCGGCCCTGGCGGCGGTGCTGCTCTCTACCAGCCCGGTGTTCAGCTTGCTGCTCGAAGCCCGCGAGCAGAGGGTCGTGCCCAGTCCACGGGCGATCGCCGGCACCCTGTTGGCCATTGGCGGTGTCGGCTGGATGTCTTGGGGCGGCTGA
- the lepA gene encoding translation elongation factor 4, translated as MEKTRNFCIIAHIDHGKSTLADRLIQRCGGVEAREFRDQILDSMDLERERGITIKSNTVTLRYQAQDGETYTLNLIDTPGHVDFSHEVRRSLMSCEGALLLVDAAQGVEAQTVANLYLALEYDLELVPVINKIDLPSADIDRVNEEIIEDLGLDPFDAAHASAKTGQGIDDVLEAIVHKLPAPIGDPDAPLQALIFDAQYDVYRGVVMLVRIQQGTLRAGTTIRLMHTEKSYEVEEVGLLQLKRVETKELAAGSVGYVIAGIKTVRDIAIGDTLTEEERPAAAPLPGYKEAKPVVFSSVYPMSTDDYEDLGAALDKLALNDAALTYEKDSSSALGFGFRCGFLGLLHLDVVQERLHREYDLDLLLSAPSVEYHVELENGEKLRIDNPALFPDPASIKVAEEPYIKAAIMMPERYVGAVMELCRDRRGEETTFTYLSVGRVELTSELPLAEVMFDFYDRLKTVTQGYGSFDYEMIGYRETQLVKVDILVNGEPVDALAQLVHEEKARSRALRYCEKLADTIPKQQFKIAIQGTIGGKVIARTTINAFRKDVTAKCYGGDISRKRKLLEKQKEGKKRMKMVGAVEIPQSAFVAVLKSDDR; from the coding sequence GTGGAAAAAACCCGCAACTTCTGCATCATCGCTCACATCGACCACGGCAAGTCGACCCTGGCGGATCGGCTGATTCAGCGCTGTGGCGGGGTCGAGGCGCGCGAGTTCCGCGACCAGATTCTCGACTCGATGGATCTCGAGCGAGAGCGCGGCATCACCATCAAGAGCAACACCGTCACCCTGCGCTACCAGGCGCAGGACGGGGAGACCTACACCCTCAACCTGATCGATACCCCTGGCCACGTGGATTTCTCCCACGAGGTACGCCGCTCGCTGATGTCCTGCGAGGGCGCCCTGCTGCTGGTGGACGCCGCCCAGGGAGTCGAAGCGCAGACCGTCGCCAATCTCTACCTGGCCCTCGAATACGACCTCGAGCTGGTGCCGGTGATCAACAAAATCGACCTGCCGTCGGCGGATATCGACCGGGTGAACGAAGAGATCATCGAGGACCTCGGCCTCGATCCGTTCGACGCCGCTCACGCGTCGGCCAAGACCGGCCAGGGCATCGACGACGTGCTCGAAGCCATCGTCCACAAGCTGCCGGCGCCGATCGGCGATCCGGACGCTCCCCTCCAGGCCCTCATCTTCGACGCCCAATACGATGTATACCGGGGCGTGGTGATGCTGGTGCGCATCCAGCAAGGCACCCTCCGAGCCGGCACCACCATCCGGCTGATGCACACCGAGAAGAGCTACGAGGTCGAGGAGGTGGGCCTGCTGCAGCTCAAGCGGGTCGAGACCAAGGAACTGGCGGCAGGCTCCGTCGGCTACGTGATCGCCGGCATCAAGACGGTGCGCGATATCGCCATCGGCGACACCTTGACGGAGGAAGAGCGGCCCGCCGCGGCGCCGCTTCCCGGCTACAAAGAAGCCAAGCCGGTGGTGTTCTCGTCCGTCTACCCGATGTCGACGGACGACTACGAGGACCTCGGCGCCGCCCTCGACAAGCTGGCCTTGAACGACGCCGCCCTGACCTACGAGAAGGACTCGTCGAGCGCCCTCGGCTTCGGCTTTCGCTGCGGCTTCCTCGGGCTCCTTCACCTGGACGTCGTGCAGGAGCGGCTGCACCGCGAGTACGACCTCGATCTGCTGCTTTCGGCGCCCTCCGTCGAGTACCACGTCGAACTGGAGAACGGCGAGAAGCTGCGCATCGACAATCCCGCCCTGTTCCCGGATCCGGCCAGCATCAAAGTGGCCGAAGAGCCATACATCAAGGCCGCCATCATGATGCCCGAGCGCTACGTGGGGGCGGTGATGGAGCTATGCCGAGATCGGCGCGGCGAAGAGACCACCTTCACCTACCTGTCCGTCGGGCGCGTCGAGCTGACCTCCGAGCTGCCGCTGGCGGAGGTGATGTTCGACTTCTACGACCGGTTGAAGACCGTCACCCAGGGGTACGGATCCTTCGACTACGAGATGATCGGCTACCGCGAGACCCAGTTGGTCAAGGTGGACATCCTGGTGAACGGTGAACCGGTGGACGCCCTGGCCCAGCTCGTCCACGAGGAGAAGGCCCGTTCCCGGGCACTGCGCTACTGCGAGAAGCTGGCAGACACGATCCCCAAGCAGCAGTTCAAGATCGCCATCCAAGGCACCATCGGCGGCAAGGTCATCGCCCGCACAACCATCAACGCCTTCCGCAAGGACGTCACCGCCAAGTGCTACGGCGGCGACATCAGCCGCAAGCGCAAGCTGCTCGAAAAGCAGAAAGAGGGCAAGAAGCGCATGAAGATGGTGGGCGCCGTGGAGATCCCCCAGTCGGCCTTCGTCGCGGTGCTGAAGTCCGACGACCGCTAG
- a CDS encoding sulfatase-like hydrolase/transferase — protein MQAVFVCASLFSQQPAAVAPKSSPQVLPPNLLPPNVLLVTVDTLRPDALGWISGGHPTPAFDALARSGVRTARALSPAPLTLPAHTSLLTGLLPRRHGVRDNGQTVPGGLDSLAAALSDAGYGTAAFVSGFPLDSAFGLAQGFAHYDDDFPPGSSERSAKATAEAAITWLEGAPEPWFAWVHFYDPHDPYEPPAELRRDGPRGAYDGEVLSVDRELGKLLATAGGAGTLVVLTADHGESLGEHGEETHGFFIYQSTMEVPLVFAWPSKLPPRLLPGTLRPRLIDVFPTLLELLDLPLPKGLDGMSLAAALRGRDFNPPPAYLETRRPWISYGWAPLRAVVEGDWKLIAAPKPELYNLAADPTEADNLVDRERRRARSLQKHLRTVESQPARQAGGTDDPEAVARLRALGYAGGGAASPDEPPPDAPDPKDRIGLWNLLGEAEGAMAAGDARGALAAFDRALAQDPQNRFALARSAEALLALGQAAEARERAAKAVALDPDQPESRRTLAVSLMRSGAMSDAVTQWLEVVRLQPERADGWLALGSTLGVAGQRQRAVGALSRAAELAPDEAEPHLRLGFALFGVGEKAAAAAALSRAAELSAEAFAHAASLGLLLHDLERSAEAEVWLTRATPDEADFVPARLELARILLDRGEPAAARNRLQEAIARDPRARAVALGDSALAPLLEP, from the coding sequence GTGCAGGCCGTTTTCGTCTGCGCGTCCCTCTTCTCACAGCAGCCCGCGGCGGTTGCCCCGAAATCGTCACCGCAGGTCCTCCCCCCGAACCTCCTCCCCCCCAACGTCCTCCTGGTCACCGTCGACACTTTGCGGCCGGATGCCCTCGGCTGGATCTCTGGCGGCCATCCCACCCCGGCCTTCGACGCCCTCGCCCGCTCCGGAGTACGCACCGCTCGGGCGCTGTCTCCGGCGCCGCTCACTCTGCCGGCGCACACCTCCCTGCTGACCGGCCTGCTGCCCCGCCGTCACGGCGTGCGGGACAACGGCCAGACCGTGCCCGGCGGCCTCGACAGTCTGGCCGCGGCCCTCTCCGACGCCGGCTACGGAACGGCGGCCTTCGTCAGCGGTTTTCCCCTCGATTCGGCCTTCGGCCTGGCCCAAGGATTCGCCCACTACGACGATGACTTCCCGCCGGGCTCTTCGGAGCGATCCGCCAAGGCCACCGCCGAAGCGGCCATCACCTGGCTCGAAGGGGCACCGGAGCCCTGGTTCGCCTGGGTCCATTTCTACGATCCGCACGATCCCTACGAGCCGCCGGCGGAGTTGCGGCGAGACGGCCCGCGCGGCGCCTACGACGGCGAGGTCCTGAGCGTCGATCGAGAGCTCGGAAAGCTCCTGGCAACGGCCGGCGGCGCGGGCACCCTGGTGGTCCTCACCGCCGACCACGGCGAGAGTCTCGGCGAGCACGGCGAGGAGACCCACGGCTTCTTCATCTACCAGAGCACCATGGAGGTGCCGCTGGTGTTTGCCTGGCCGTCGAAGTTGCCGCCGCGCCTGCTTCCCGGTACCCTCCGGCCGCGTCTGATCGATGTCTTCCCGACCCTGCTGGAGCTGCTCGACCTGCCGCTGCCGAAGGGCCTCGACGGCATGAGCCTCGCGGCAGCATTGCGCGGCAGAGATTTCAATCCGCCGCCGGCGTACCTGGAAACCCGCAGGCCGTGGATCTCCTACGGCTGGGCGCCGCTGCGGGCGGTCGTCGAAGGAGACTGGAAACTGATCGCCGCTCCCAAGCCGGAGCTGTACAATCTCGCCGCCGACCCGACGGAAGCCGACAACCTCGTGGACCGCGAGCGTCGGCGGGCGCGGTCCCTTCAGAAGCACCTGCGCACCGTCGAGTCCCAGCCCGCCCGGCAGGCCGGCGGCACCGACGATCCGGAGGCGGTCGCGCGGCTGCGCGCCCTCGGCTATGCCGGCGGCGGTGCCGCCTCACCGGACGAACCGCCGCCGGACGCGCCGGATCCGAAGGACCGCATAGGCCTTTGGAACCTCCTCGGCGAAGCCGAAGGAGCGATGGCCGCGGGCGATGCGCGCGGCGCCCTCGCGGCCTTCGATCGAGCCCTCGCCCAAGATCCGCAGAACCGATTCGCCCTGGCGCGCTCGGCGGAAGCGTTGCTGGCTCTCGGCCAGGCAGCCGAAGCGCGCGAGCGGGCGGCGAAGGCGGTGGCCCTCGATCCCGATCAGCCGGAGAGCCGCCGCACCCTGGCCGTCAGCCTGATGCGCTCCGGCGCCATGAGCGACGCCGTCACGCAGTGGTTGGAGGTGGTGCGGCTTCAGCCGGAGCGGGCGGACGGCTGGCTGGCTCTCGGGTCGACCCTCGGGGTAGCCGGCCAGCGGCAGCGCGCCGTCGGCGCCCTCTCGCGGGCGGCAGAGCTGGCGCCGGACGAGGCGGAGCCCCACCTGCGGCTGGGTTTCGCTCTCTTCGGGGTAGGCGAGAAGGCAGCGGCGGCAGCGGCCCTCTCCCGCGCCGCAGAGCTGTCCGCCGAGGCCTTCGCCCACGCCGCCTCCCTCGGCTTGCTGCTCCACGACCTGGAACGCTCCGCCGAGGCGGAAGTCTGGCTCACCCGGGCGACGCCGGACGAAGCGGACTTCGTACCGGCCCGCCTGGAGCTGGCGCGCATCCTGCTCGACCGAGGAGAACCGGCGGCGGCGCGCAATCGCCTGCAAGAGGCCATCGCACGGGACCCGCGAGCGCGGGCGGTGGCCCTCGGCGACTCGGCCCTGGCCCCACTCCTCGAACCCTAG
- a CDS encoding sulfatase-like hydrolase/transferase, with product MTRLNRDPLTFLGRAPFLGWAGRTDRRRVPVAVFIASVLVAGVLAFGAPTVEPAARPNLVLVTLDTTRADALGAYGGSAKTPVLDGLVRRGLRFERAITASPLTLPAHASLLTGLDPPAHGVRDNGLAALPSDLPTLATRFADGGWETAAVVASRVLDRRFGLARGFSLYDDSMAAERVGEYGYAEREADRVTDVALAWLANGRDSQAPFFLWVHYYDPHSPYLPAPSPRQGYDAELERVDGQLGRLLAALPPATLVAVVGDHGESLGEHGEDRHGIFLYRAVLEVPLILSGPGVPAGAVVKETVASRRLAPTLASLAGLQALPGEVLPGLTKGDGDAGENTIYSEATLPARAYGWSPLKAVTRGDWRLIAAPRPELYNVIQDPAESDNRVVAERRQARRLRDDLRTLEEEMASRSAPEIEGDAALTEAVRSLGYTAGASSEAMTGPVRIEGRDPKDGIALLARLAEAKDRIAAGRAGEAVPLLEALVQEDSRNVPFWSQLGNARRATGDLTGAVAAYRQAVALNPALGLLRIPLGDALADAGKAEEARREYRAAIERDRRSATAWLRLGEMAARAGKSREERALLSQAAENGADSAALLTRLAQLELAAGDAASAVRRLERATELLPSWSTGWLVLGQASLRAGDRGAAKSAWVEASRLAGNGPEGAQARRWLEELASQEHKAAPPKGGTP from the coding sequence ATGACCCGACTGAATCGCGATCCCTTGACGTTTCTTGGACGGGCACCGTTTCTTGGCTGGGCGGGCCGCACCGATCGTCGGCGGGTGCCGGTGGCGGTCTTCATCGCCTCGGTCCTGGTGGCGGGGGTTTTGGCCTTCGGCGCCCCGACAGTAGAGCCGGCCGCGCGGCCGAATCTGGTGCTCGTCACCCTCGACACCACCCGCGCCGATGCCCTGGGGGCCTACGGCGGCTCCGCGAAAACGCCGGTGCTCGATGGTTTGGTGCGGAGGGGACTGCGCTTCGAGCGGGCGATCACCGCTTCGCCGCTGACCTTGCCGGCTCACGCCTCCCTCCTCACCGGCCTCGATCCACCGGCCCACGGAGTGCGGGACAACGGCCTCGCCGCCCTGCCGTCGGACCTGCCGACCCTCGCCACGCGCTTCGCCGACGGCGGCTGGGAGACAGCGGCGGTGGTGGCTTCGCGGGTGCTCGATCGCCGTTTCGGCCTGGCGCGCGGATTCAGCCTCTACGACGACTCGATGGCCGCCGAGCGAGTGGGCGAGTACGGCTACGCCGAGCGCGAGGCGGATCGAGTCACGGACGTGGCCCTCGCCTGGCTGGCGAACGGACGCGATTCCCAGGCCCCCTTCTTCCTGTGGGTGCACTACTACGACCCCCACTCCCCCTACCTGCCGGCGCCCTCTCCGCGGCAGGGCTATGACGCCGAGCTGGAGCGGGTGGACGGCCAACTCGGCCGCCTGCTCGCTGCCTTGCCGCCGGCAACGCTGGTCGCGGTGGTGGGGGACCACGGGGAGTCGCTGGGGGAGCACGGCGAGGATCGGCACGGCATCTTTCTGTACCGAGCCGTTCTGGAAGTGCCGCTGATCCTCTCCGGCCCCGGGGTGCCCGCCGGGGCGGTGGTGAAGGAGACCGTCGCCAGCCGCCGTCTGGCGCCGACCTTGGCGTCGCTGGCGGGCCTGCAGGCTTTGCCGGGCGAGGTGTTGCCGGGACTTACCAAGGGCGATGGCGACGCTGGGGAGAACACGATCTACAGCGAAGCGACCCTTCCCGCCAGGGCCTACGGTTGGAGCCCCTTGAAGGCGGTAACCCGCGGCGATTGGCGCTTGATCGCCGCGCCGCGCCCGGAGCTCTACAACGTCATCCAGGATCCCGCCGAGAGCGACAACCGCGTGGTCGCGGAGCGCCGCCAGGCGCGGCGCCTGCGGGACGATCTGCGAACCCTCGAAGAGGAGATGGCGAGCCGGTCGGCGCCGGAGATCGAGGGCGATGCGGCCCTCACCGAGGCGGTGCGCTCGCTGGGGTATACGGCGGGTGCGTCGAGCGAAGCGATGACCGGGCCGGTGCGGATCGAAGGGCGGGATCCGAAGGACGGGATCGCCCTCCTCGCCCGGCTCGCTGAGGCCAAGGACCGGATCGCCGCCGGCCGTGCCGGCGAGGCGGTCCCGTTGCTCGAGGCCCTGGTCCAAGAGGATTCACGCAATGTCCCCTTCTGGAGCCAGCTCGGCAACGCGCGCCGGGCCACCGGCGACCTCACCGGCGCCGTCGCCGCCTACCGCCAGGCGGTCGCTCTGAATCCGGCACTGGGTCTGCTGCGCATCCCGCTGGGCGATGCCCTGGCGGACGCCGGCAAGGCGGAGGAGGCGCGCCGCGAGTACCGGGCCGCCATCGAGCGCGATCGGCGATCCGCCACCGCCTGGCTGCGCCTCGGCGAGATGGCCGCGCGGGCCGGCAAGAGCCGAGAGGAGCGGGCTCTGCTGTCGCAAGCGGCCGAGAACGGAGCGGACAGCGCGGCGCTCCTCACCCGGCTGGCCCAGCTCGAACTGGCGGCCGGTGACGCTGCATCGGCCGTCCGCCGCCTCGAAAGGGCAACGGAGCTGTTGCCCTCCTGGTCCACCGGCTGGCTGGTGCTCGGCCAGGCGAGCCTGCGGGCCGGCGATCGCGGTGCGGCGAAGAGTGCTTGGGTGGAGGCCTCGCGGCTGGCCGGCAACGGGCCAGAAGGAGCCCAGGCGCGCCGCTGGCTCGAGGAGCTGGCGAGCCAAGAACACAAGGCGGCGCCGCCCAAGGGAGGGACACCGTGA